The Polaromonas sp. SP1 DNA window AACAATCGGCGTCTCGCGTACCGGCAGGTTCACCAGCGCGGCAAACACGCCCAGCGCAATGGCGATGTACCAGACGATGTCGTAGCTGCCGGTGCGGTCATATAGATAGCCGCCCAGCCAGACACCCATGAAGGAGCCGATCTGGTGGCTGAAGAAGATAAAGCCGCCCAGCATCGACAAATGCTGGATGCCGAAGATCTGCGCCACCACCGCATTCGTCGGCGGAATCGTCGACAGCCACAAGAGGCCCATCAGGCTGGCAAAGATATACACGCTCAGCGGGCTGAGCGGCGCGGCCAGGAACACGGCGATCACCACGGCGCGCGCGAGGTAGATAAATGCCAGGATCTTGCGCTTGGCGATTTTTTGGCCCAGCGAGCCGGCAATGTAGGTGCCAAAAACATTGAAGAGGCCGATCAGCGCCAGCGCGTAGCTGGCCACCTGGGGCGACAGGCCCTTGTCTTTCAGGTAGCTGGGCATGTGCACGCCGATAAACACCACCTGGAAGCCGCAGACAAAGTAGCCCGCCATCAGCAATTGAAAGCTCGGGTATTTGAAGGCTTCGCGCAGCGCCTGGGCGATGGTTTGCTCACGCTTGGCGGGCTGGCCGCCGGTAAAGCCGCCTTCACGCAGGCCCAGCGCCAGCGGCGCGATCAGCAGCACGGCGCCGCTGAGCACCAGCAGGGCTTCCTTCCAGCCCAGGCCGCTGATCAGGAAACCTTCGACCGGCACCATCAGGAACTGGCCGAAGGAGCCCGCCGCCGCGGCCACGCCCATGGCCCAGGAGCGTTTTTCAGCCGGGATATTGCGCCCGATCACGCCGTAAATGACGGCGTAAGTCGTTCCGGCCTGTGCCGCGCCGATCAGCACGCCGGCCGTCAGGGTAAACAGCAAGCCGGTCGGCGACAAGGCCATGCCGACCAGGCCCAGTGCATAGAGCAGGGCCCCGACCACGATCACACGGAAGGCGCCGAAACGGTCGGCCGCCATGCCGGCAAAGATGCCGAAAATGCCCCAGGAGAGGTTTTGCACCGCCAGCGCAAAGGCAAATGTCTCGCGCGTCCAGCCCTGCGCCTGGGTGATGGGCTGCAGCCAGAGGCCGAAGCCGTGGCGTATGCCCATGGAGAGCGTGACGATGGTGGCGCCGCAGATCAGCACCTGGAGCATCGAGAGTTTTTTGGTGTCGGAGGTCATGGGTGGGTCGCCGGACGGCGCAAAAGAAAGCGAAAAGTAGCTATCCGCCGACTGTAACGAAAATGGCAAAACGCTGCCGCCGGGCTCGCTGTTCGTGCGCAGCGAAGGCCTAGGACCGATCCCGCGAAAACGATCAGCAATAGCGTGGAGCTGTACGTCCATACAGTGACTTTCGCAGCCCCGACTACAATTGCGGCAATTCTTTCATCTGCCATGGCTGACAAACTACCCACCGACTATTCCGAAGGCTCGATCCGCGTGCTCAAGGGCCTGGAGCCCGTCAAGCAGCGCCCGGGCATGTACACCCGCACCGACAACCCCCTGCACATCATCCAGGAAGTGCTGGACAACTCGGCCGACGAAGCGCTGGCCGGCCAGGGCAAAAAAATCAAGGTCACCCTGCACACCGACGGCTCGGTGAGCGTGGAAGACGACGGCCGCGGCATCCCGTTCGGGCTGCACCCGGAAGAAAAAGTGCCGGTCATCGAGATCGTCTACACCCGGCTGCATGCCGGCGGCAAGTTCGACAAGGGCAAGGGCGGCGCCTACAGCTTCTCGGGCGGCCTGCACGGCGTGGGCGTCAGCGTGACGAATGCGCTGTCCAAGCGGCTCGAAGTCACGTCCTACCGTGAAGGCATGGTCGCCCACCTGGTGTTCTCGGGCGGCGACGTGATCGAGAAGCTGCACCTGCGCAAAAACGGCGAGGGCGACCGCAAGACCGGCACCACCGTGCGCGCCTGGCCCGATGCCAAATACTTTGAGTCGGCCACGCTGCCCATGGCCGAGCTCACGCACCTGCTGCGCAGCAAGGCCGTGCTGATGCCCGGCGTCACGGTGACGCTGACCAACGAGAAAACCAAAGACGTCCAGACCTGGCTTTACAAGGGCGGCCTGCGCGACTACCTGATGCAGACGCTGACCGGCGACCCGGTGATCCCGATGTTCGAGGGCGAAGGGTTTGCCGACGCCTCGCACGAAAGTTTTGCCGAAGGCGAGGGCGCGCAGTGGTGCGTGGCCTTCACCGAAGAAGGCCAGCCGGTGCGCGAAAGTTATGTCAACCTGATCCCGACCAGCGCCGGCGGCACGCATGAAAGCGGCCTGCGCGACGGC harbors:
- a CDS encoding MFS transporter; translation: MTSDTKKLSMLQVLICGATIVTLSMGIRHGFGLWLQPITQAQGWTRETFAFALAVQNLSWGIFGIFAGMAADRFGAFRVIVVGALLYALGLVGMALSPTGLLFTLTAGVLIGAAQAGTTYAVIYGVIGRNIPAEKRSWAMGVAAAAGSFGQFLMVPVEGFLISGLGWKEALLVLSGAVLLIAPLALGLREGGFTGGQPAKREQTIAQALREAFKYPSFQLLMAGYFVCGFQVVFIGVHMPSYLKDKGLSPQVASYALALIGLFNVFGTYIAGSLGQKIAKRKILAFIYLARAVVIAVFLAAPLSPLSVYIFASLMGLLWLSTIPPTNAVVAQIFGIQHLSMLGGFIFFSHQIGSFMGVWLGGYLYDRTGSYDIVWYIAIALGVFAALVNLPVRETPIVRGGLGKLPQGA